From a region of the Podospora pseudopauciseta strain CBS 411.78 chromosome 7 map unlocalized CBS411.78m_7, whole genome shotgun sequence genome:
- a CDS encoding uncharacterized protein (COG:S; EggNog:ENOG503Q4G4) translates to MAAISRDKIPAIGLTVIHEPEGEANLDVVFVHGFTGHPVRTWTHNGGSERLDQASEPPPKARKVNLFSRPHEQKKSTPSSASVYWPQDLLPKNLPHARVATFGYDTNIRHRHVGPVLNKSTIYDMAKDFLYRLEALRRSNSSRPLLFIAQSLGGIMVKEALRQAYNNQNRHIQLRQTFDSTIGILFFGTPHGGADPRGLVVGIIERLAKGLGFEANQHVLNTLLPDSECRQLRDEFNPVLQDQNWIIYSFQEGLALSGLGQKVVENSSSCLNFPKTEMTISIGKDHREMCRFSSVYDPQYQKVAAALDRIAEQVSVSPSTSDVGLSASFPDEQEPAEAISLDHQSIQTLLDSLRFEQIDSRQESIRVAHKNTCVWVTKTREYKDWLDINKMQDHHGFLWMRGKAGSGKSTLIKSTLRSFQNSKSSKGTTVIHFFFNARGAELEKTTRGMYRALLVQLLEILQKKMPHFQRDVFKSAAIKTWNVREGREWSVAILEELFENAILSIGQEEVTCFIDALDECDDEQVEPMIRLFERIGEQVVSNGLRFRIFFSSRPYPDILLDTCLNLLLDGQEGHVRDIKTYIQKELRAGDQQTKDQLLLRASGIFMWTVLVVDILNKEKRKGTPNHLVTKKLKKIPGDLWELFKSILNRDQEDKDQLLLCIQWLLFTRKPLGPEEFYHALLAGIETDDDSVFEDNSESDDYAVLGENSDSEHSPGFHVQSDPDKDSHSLDEGTSATGDALRATVPDIPRFIRSISKGLAEITQSKKAPVVQFIHESVRDFLLKEEKRGLRVVWPELGDDFEAQSHDRLKQCCFQYYMRSDILTILSVGFDIALPQASAEEGRALRVKATETFPFLGYATLNVLWHAECAQTAQVGAISQQGFLNKDFDLRTWLLLRNVLEVHEARRYNSTYTASLLYVLAELNVPALIRISLPSSSGTASIITEKERYGSPVLAAIVSQSRGAVDAFVDHLAALQQIPPSWMEIRNRNTLVTIHYRFSVFAEEGSFIICCGIWGRGTLPSCWQDSWPRGGQQARPGGKNASMVCRSEGTQRCCEGSLSRRSRPQHCWNEQHLASFHGSQQRTSEGCGMPLSGRCQH, encoded by the exons ATGGCTGCTATATCCAGAGACAAGATACCTGCTATTGGCCTGACCGTCATTCATGAGCCTGAGGGGGAGGCAAACTTGGA TGTAGTCTTCGTACATGGGTTTACGGGCCATCCAGTGCGGACATGGACTCACAACGGAGGATCTGAACGACTGGATCAGGCTTCTGAGCCACCACCCAAAGCCAGAAAAGTTAATCTCTTCTCAAGGCCCCACGAACAAAAGAAATCGACTCCTTCTTCTGCCTCTGTATATTGGCCCCAAGACCTTCTTCCAAAGAACCTACCGCATGCCCGGGTCGCCACCTTCGGTTACGATACCAATATCAGACATAGACATGTCGGTCCAGTGCTCAACAAAAGTACCATTTATGACATGGCGAAAGATTTCTTGTATCGACTCGAAGCCCTTCGCAGATCGAATAGCTCCAGGCCTCTCCTTTTCATCGCTCAGAGCCTTGGCGGCATAATGGTCAAAGAGGCCTTGCGGCAAGCGTACAACAATCAGAACCGACATATTCAGCTTAGACAAACGTTCGACTCGACCATTGGCATACTCTTCTTTGGGACACCTCACGGAGGCGCTGATCCACGTGGACTTGTCGTGGGAATTATCGAGAGACTTGCCAAAGGATTGGGATTCGAGGCTAACCAGCATGTTCTCAACACTTTGCTGCCGGATTCGGAGTGTAGGCAGCTGAGGGACGAGTTCAATCCGGTCCTTCAAGATCAAAACTGGATCATCTATTCGTTTCAAGAAGGGCTTGCACTGTCGGGTCTTGGACAAAAGGTCGTGGAAAATAGTTCGTCATGCCTGAACTTCCCGAAGACTGAGATGACCATCTCAATTGGGAAGGACCACCGTGAAATGTG TCGTTTTTCTAGCGTCTATGACCCCCAGTATCAAAAGGTGGCAGCAGCTCTGGATCGTATTGCGGAACAAGTCTCGGTGTCCCCCTCAACATCTGACGTGGGATTGTCCGCCTCATTTCCTGATGAGCAAGAACCCGCGGAGGCGATTTCGCTGGACCACCAGAGCATTCAAACACTGCTGGATTCGTTGAGATTTGAGCAGATCGACTCACGGCAGGAAAGCATTCGGGTGGCGCACAAAAACACTTGCGTCTGGGTAACGAAAACACGAGAATACAAAGACTGGCTTGACATCAACAAGATGCAGGATCATCACGGCTTCCTTTGGATGAGAGGAAAAGCAGGAAGTGGAAAGTCAACTTTGATCAAATCGACCCTCAGAAGCTTTCAAAACTCCAAGAGCAGCAAGGGGACTACGGTCAtccacttcttcttcaacgcGCGGGGtgctgagctggagaagaCCACAAGAGGGATGTACCGGGCACTTCTTGTTCAACTACTGGAGATACTGCAGAAGAAAATGCCCCATTTTCAAAGGGATGTCTTCAAGTCGGCTGCTATCAAAACCTGGAATGTAAGAGAAGGTCGCGAGTGGTCCGTCGCAATTCTGGAAGAGCTTTTCGAAAACGCCATTTTGTCTATTGGTCAGGAAGAAGTGACATGCTTCATCGACGCGCTGGACGAATGTGATGACGAGCAGGTTGAGCCGATGATTCGACTTTTTGAGAGAATCGGCGAACAAGTTGTCTCCAATGGCCTGCGCTTTCGTATCTTCTTTTCTAGTCGACCTTATCCAGATATTTTACTGGACACCTGTCTCAACCTCTTGCTTGACGGACAGGAGGGGCATGTCAGAGATATCAAGACTTATATTCAGAAGGAATTGAGGGCTGGTGATCAGCAGACTAAGGATCAATTACTGTTGAGGGCATCAGGGATTTTCATGTGGACTGTCCTGGTCGTGGACATCTTGAATAAGGAGAAGCGCAAAGGGACACCCAATCACTTAGTCACCAAAAAACTCAAAAAGATCCCAGGCGATCTATGGGAGCTGTTCAAAAGCATTTTGAATCGAGACCAGGAGGACAAAGACCAGCTCCTGCTTTGTATCCAGTGGCTATTGTTCACGCGAAAACCGTTGGGTCCGGAGGAGTTTTACCATGCTCTTCTTGCCGGGATTGAGACTGACGACGACTCAGTGTTTGAGGACAACTCAGAGTCCGACGACTACGCAGTGCTCGGGGAGAACTCTGATTCTGAGCACAGTCCAGGTTTTCATGTTCAGTCAGATCCAGACAAGGATTCACATTCCCTAGATGAAGGCACTTCTGCGACCGGGGATGCTTTGAGAGCCACAGTTCCTGATATCCCTAGATTCATTCGGAGTATTTCCAAGGGCCTTGCTGAGATCACACAGTCGAAGAAAGCCCCAGTTGTGCAGTTCATCCATGAATCGGTGCGAGATTTTCTTctgaaagaagaaaaaagggggttgcgAGTGGTTTGGCCCGAGCTTGGCGACGATTTTGAGGCGCAAAGCCATGATAGATTGAAGCAATGCTGTTTCCAGTACTATATGCGGAGCGACATTCTGACCATCCTCAGCGTTGGTTTCGACATTGCACTTCCCCAAGCTTCAGCTGAGGAAGGCCGTGCCCTCCGCGTGAAGGCTACAGAGACCTTTCCATTTCTAGGTTATGCTACCCTAAACGTCCTCTGGCATGCTGAATGTGCACAAACTGCTCAAGTTGGCGCTATTTCGCAACAAGGGTTCCTCAATAAAGACTTCGACTTACGGAcatggttgctgttgcgAAATGTTCTGGAAGTACATGAGGCTCGCCGGTACAACTCCACATATACGGCCAGTCTGCTTTATGTGCTAGCAGAGCTCAACGTACCTGCCTTGATCAGAATATCTTTACCCAGCTCCAGTGGTACCGCCAGTATCATCACAGAAAAAGAGCGATATGGCTCACCTGTCCTTGCTGCGATAGTATCCCAGAGTCGGGGTGCAGTTGATGCCTTCGTGGATCATTTAGCAGCCCTCCAGCAGATTCCGCCATCGTGGATGGAGATCAGAAACCGGAACACACTCGTCACTATCCACTATAGGTTTTCGGTTTTCGCAGAAGAGGGTTCTTTTATCATATGCTGCGGAATATGGGGACGTGGCACTTTGCCATCTTGTTGGCAGGATTCTTGGCCACGAGGAGGTCAACAAGCGCGACCAGGAGGGAAGAACGCCTCTATGGTATGCCGCTCTGAAGGGACACAGCGATGTTGCGAAGGTTCTctgtcaagaaggagcagacCCCAACATTGTTGGAATGAACAACATCTCGCCTCTTTTCATGGCAGTCAACAACGGACATCTGAAGGTTGTGGAATGCCTCTATCGGGAAGGTGCCAACATTGA
- a CDS encoding uncharacterized protein (EggNog:ENOG503P2IJ), which produces MSTTTQTHSQKLQAASQSIYPASPSPYHLRKSPTMSIAQTYFLAHKARAKLSSEAARPDHNLRLLVGHANLLDSLMLDLADAEREQESWFNQSVRGATQSPPPSTNNRHIQWADHMEEPQHDWRAEDADSDSDDSDCSYDEDEDDLDSDEDVEMADAVVALRRIPSHASMLPPKGYNYRDEEEEDYDMEDDDEDYTQLALQRTSSHSAPSSPPELLDDSDSTTDDESSMPPSPPTTTLPAFDDKKSTTIQSATGHGDKDAFYEEGFYLPPRNPARISIY; this is translated from the coding sequence ATGTCCacaacaacccaaacacACTCTCAAAAGCTCCAGGCAGCTTCGCAATCAATCTACCCagcttcaccatcaccatacCACCTCAGAAAGAGTCCCACCATGTCGATTGCCCAGACGTACTTCCTCGCCCACAAGGCAAGGGCCAAGCTCTCCTCGGAAGCCGCCCGCCCTGATCACAACCTCCGCCTGCTCGTCGGACACGCCAACCTGCTCGACTCCCTCATGCTAGATCTCGCCGACGCCGAGAGGGAACAAGAATCGTGGTTCAACCAATCCGTCCGTGGCGCCACCCAgagcccaccaccatccaccaacaaccgccaCATCCAATGGGCCGACCACATGGAAGAGCCCCAGCACGATTGGAGAGCCGAGGACGCGGACTCTGATTCCGACGACTCGGACTGCAGctacgacgaggacgaggatgacctCGACTCGGACGAGGACGTTGAGATGGCCGACGCGGTCGTCGCCCTCAGGAGGATACCTTCCCACGCCAGCATGCTCCCACCAAAGGGCTACAACTAccgagacgaagaagaggaggactACGATAtggaagacgacgacgaggactaCACCCAGCTCGCCCTCCAGAGAACATCTTCTCACTCtgcaccatcctccccacccgAGCTCCTCGACGATTCCGACTCCACCACTGACGACGAGTCGTCCatgccaccatcaccaccaaccactaCGCTACCTGCTTTTGACGACAAGAAGAGCACAACGATACAAAGTGCGACGGGGCACGGGGACAAGGACGCCTTTTATGAGGAAGGGTTCTATCTCCCGCCGAGAAACCCGGCGAGGATATCGATCTACTAG
- the CAF17 gene encoding ccr4 associated factor (EggNog:ENOG503NVKT; BUSCO:EOG092620V3; COG:K), protein MQPVVRRRIAIAAGSLPSTTTTARVFFSSSSRPSYSPPPLSRPKQTPLSLPRQLRPFSTSPLLRQEATSETTRVDNGLPHSGISPLPSRSLISLSGPDAAKFLRGILTNELPTTPSTLTYAAFLSAQGRILNDVFIYLDPRSTSSPPDSFLIEVSTLEAATLVKHLKRYKLRSKCAIALLPQEEASVIAVWGSPDSIPAQSESLRYCPDPRVPSWQRGLVFGGGSGLEGVEMQSEEVYTLLRYANGVAEGQEEIVRDGGLPHESNLDLLGGVDFRKGCYVGQELTIRTEHRGVVRKRILPAMLYPSSASSPPTSLRYEEGDLAGRIQAGSNVTRVGARGRPAGKWLGGRGNLGLVLGRLEMMTDLKLPGEAAVGTGMGFKEGDEFEVEVKGEEGEKVRVKAFVPGWLREKLDEKMEKKGRRH, encoded by the coding sequence ATGCAGCCTGTCGTAAGAAGGAGGATAGCAATCGCTGCCGGTAGCCTGCcgagcaccaccaccactgcaagggtttttttttcatcatcatcccggCCAAGttactcaccaccaccactatcACGACCAAAACAAACACCCCTTTCTCTACCCCGGCAACTCcgccccttttccacctctcccctcctccgtcaaGAAGCCACCTCCGAAACAACAAGGGTAGACAATGGCCTCCCCCACTCAggcatctcccccctcccctccagaTCATTAATCTCCCTCTCCGGCCCAGACGCCGCCAAGTTCTTAAGAGGGATCCTCACCAACGagctccccaccaccccctcaaccctAACCTACGCCGCGTTTTTGTCTGCTCAAGGCAGGATCCTAAACGACGTCTTCATCTACCTCGACCCGaggtcaacctcctcaccaccagatAGCTTCCTCATCGAGGTCTCCACCCTCGAAGCAGCAACGCTAGTCAAGCATCTGAAGCGGTATAAACTCCGCTCTAAATGCGCCATCGCCCTTCTCCCACAGGAAGAGGCGAGCGTGATTGCTGTTTGGGGGAGTCCGGATTCTATCCCGGCTCAAAGTGAGAGTTTACGCTACTGCCCCGACCCGAGGGTTCCATCCTGGCAAAGGGGTTTagtttttgggggtgggagtggattggaaggggttgagATGCAATCGGAGGAGGTCTACACTCTGTTGCGGTACGCGAATGGTGTGGCggaggggcaggaggagattgtgagggatgggggtttgCCTCACGAGTCGAATCTGGAtttgttggggggggttgattttAGGAAGGGGTGCTATGTTGGGCAGGAGTTGACTATTAGGACGGAGCataggggggtggtgaggaagaggatttTGCCTGCCATGCTCTATCCTTCCTCTGCGTCCTCCCCACCGACATCACTGCGGTATGAAGAGGGTGATCTTGCGGGGAGGATTCAGGCGGGGAGTAATGTTACGAGAGTGGGCGCGAGGGGGAGACCAGCGGGGAAgtggcttggggggagggggaatttggggttggtgttggggaggttggagatgatgactGATTTGAAGCTGCcgggggaggcggcggtggggacggggatggggtttaaggagggggatgagtttgaggttgaggttaagggggaggaaggggagaaggtgagggttAAGGCTTTTGTGccggggtggttgagggagaagttggatgagaagatggagaagaaggggaggagacattga
- a CDS encoding uncharacterized protein (COG:O; EggNog:ENOG503P4DX) yields the protein MADQDLLLFARESASRSDDLYALLSLDATATDQDVRRAFRKKALTAHPDKAGDNYDPALYERLERTRDVLLNPEAKEVYNNGMKAVLEKKRQREQMGAKRRQLVEELERREEEAKRQKTDGEGGGGRDKVRDMAARGRRKMEELRRKREEAEERERAVREREEAEQQQQKQAEKAEEKDYDGEIAELERRLAEKQRLKAEKKKAKRKEETKNEDQATSSSLPSDTIRKEKDMADRGDKVSAATTTTTTTNANSDAGPTGQLGNKFASTMARLRAAQAKKDEEKRRREEKEAKAAAAS from the coding sequence atggCAGACcaagacctcctcctcttcgcccgCGAATCCGCCTCCCGCTCCGACGACCTCtacgccctcctctccctcgacgCCACAGCCACCGACCAGGACGTCCGCCGCGCCTTTCGCAAAAAAGCCCTAACCGCGCACCCCGACAAGGCGGGCGACAACTACGACCCCGCGTTGTACGAGCGGCTGGAGCGCACGAGGGAtgtcctcctcaaccctGAGGCCAAAGAAGTCTACAACAATGGGATGAAAGCCGTTCTTGAAAAGAAACGACAGAGGGAGCAGATGGGCGCGAAGAGGAGGCAGTTGgttgaggagctggagcgtagggaggaggaggcgaaacGGCAGAAgacggatggggaggggggtggcggGAGGGACAAGGTAAGGGATATGGCTGCGCGGGGGAGgcggaagatggaggagttgagacggaagagggaggaggccgaggagcgggagagggctgttagggagagagaggaggcggaacaacaacagcaaaagCAGGCGGAGAAGGCGGAGGAAAAGGATTATGATGGGGAGATTGCCGAGCTGGAGAGGAGACTGGCCGAGAAGCAGAGGTTAaaggcggagaagaaaaaggccaagaggaaggaggagaccaAGAATGAGGACCaggcaacatcatcatcactcccTTCTGACACCAtcaggaaagaaaaggataTGGCTGACCGTGGTGACAAGGTCTCGGctgcgacgacgacgacaaccacgACAAATGCGAATAGTGATGCTGGGCCGACGGGGCAGCTGGGGAACAAGTTTGCTTCTACTATGGCGAGACTGAGGGCTGCACaggcgaagaaggatgaggagaagagaaggagagaggagaaggaggcgaaGGCAGCCGCTGCTTCGTAG